A genomic region of Drosophila kikkawai strain 14028-0561.14 chromosome X, DkikHiC1v2, whole genome shotgun sequence contains the following coding sequences:
- the LOC108079316 gene encoding uncharacterized protein produces MMVWLRSLRAPLCVCVLGSLFLVLLFRLAGPPLQDDHKALLEETRKWRAELDLLKLNLERHKDKDKEKDKELKLEAKLEPKLEPKLESRPEPEPDLETLLRSNEDENWAHGPECAPYPRYENLEFHSPHFQKTQHGNLTYYLYGAYYDRRPRVAELVILAMITTCTDNHPPTYCQMWFEGETLPELVPLHESKLAWFPQWGQGEGVPFPTLLTFQMQSPRQPQLVALVFGNGCAVPQNALKVIQPPVLEEERVKAQPRLRTGICVKYLRFPDVDISERLVEWLELMRLLGAGKIRAFDIGQLHPNISRTLAYYTRPEDGLLELRPYQMLPTFDGKTELCRQLNEVLLYNDCLYRSLYEFDYVAVMDVDEVIMPLGRQRSWPDLLEELEAADVNCSARCGYCFSNVYFPKELAPDPKMESCFYMLAHVTRVAEHLDPALAAKCLHNTAYSTVMHNHFAIQWRESCGPQHVDVEMGQMQHYRHVDILETLVKPPPKLDDNIRRFQKQLMRNVRAVHRQLGWPGAT; encoded by the exons ATGATGGTCTGGCTGCGCTCGCTGAGAGCACCTCTCTGCGTCTGTGTCCTGGGCAGTCTGTTCCTGGTGCTGCTCTTCCGACTGGCAGGACCGCCGCTACAGGATGACCACAAAG CGCTCCTTGAGGAGACCCGCAAATGGCGGGCGGAGCTGGATCTCCTGAAGCTTAATTTAGAAAGGCACAAGGATAAGGATAAGGAAAAGGACAAGGAGCTCAAGCTGGAAGCCAAGCTGGAACCCAAGCTAGAACCCAAACTGGAGTCCaggccagagccagagccagattTGGAAACCCTGCTGCGCAGCAACGAGGACGAGAACTGGGCCCATGGGCCCGAGTGCGCCCCATATCCTCGCTACGAGAACCTGGAGTTCCACAGTCCGCACTTCCAGAAGACGCAACATGGGAATCTCACCTACTACCTGTACGGTGCCTACTACGATCGCCGGCCCAGAGTGGCCGAACTGGTGATCCTGGCCATGATCACCACCTGTACAGATAACCATCCGCCCACCTACTGCCAGATGTGGTTCGAGGGCGAGACCCTGCCGGAGCTGGTGCCGCTCCACGAGTCCAAGCTGGCCTGGTTTCCCCAGTGGGGTCAGGGCGAGGGTGTGCCCTTTCCCACACTGCTCACCTTCCAGATGCAGTCGCCGCGTCAGCCCCAGCTGGTGGCCCTGGTCTTTGGCAACGGCTGTGCCGTGCCGCAGAACGCTTTGAAGGTTATCCAGCCGCCGGTGCTGGAGGAGGAGAGGGTCAAGGCTCAGCCCCGCCTGAGGACGGGCATCTGCGTCAAGTATCTGCGATTTCCCGATGTGGATATATCCGAGCGCCTGGTGGAGTGGCTGGAGCTGATGCGTCTCCTGGGCGCGGGCAAAATACGAGCCTTTGACATTGGCCAGCTGCATCCGAATATCTCGAGAACTTTGGCTTACTACACCCGGCCCGAGGATGGGCTGCTGGAGCTGCGTCCCTACCAGATGCTGCCCACGTTCGACGGCAAGACGGAGCTGTGCCGGCAGCTAAACGAGGTGCTGCTCTACAACGACTGCCTGTACCGGAGCCTATACGAGTTCGACTACGTGGCCGTGATGGATGTGGACGAGGTGATCATGCCGCTGGGTCGCCAGCGCTCCTGGCCGGATCTCCTCGAGGAGCTCGAAGCCGCCGATGTCAACTGTTCGGCTCGGTGTGGCTACTGCTTCAGCAATGTGTACTTCCCCAAGGAGCTGGCCCCGGATCCGAAAATGGAGTCCTGCTTCTACATGCTGGCCCATGTGACCCGGGTGGCGGAGCACTTGGACCCGGCGCTGGCGGCCAAGTGTCTGCATAATACCGCCTATTCCACGGTGATGCACAACCACTTCGCCATCCAGTGGCGGGAGTCCTGCGGGCCGCAGCATGTCGACGTAGAGATGGGCCAGATGCAGCACTATCGCCACGTGGACATCCTGGAGACGCTGGTGAAGCCGCCGCCGAAGCTGGACGATAATATACGGCGCTTCCAGAAGCAGCTCATGCGCAATGTCCGGGCTGTCCACCGTCAGCTGGGCTGGCCGGGAGCCACGTGA